The Rhodohalobacter sp. SW132 genomic sequence TTCCGCAACGGCTTCGGATGGTACCGTAAGAACACCGGACCGCTCATCAGCAACAAACCGAACCCTGGCGAGATATCCCGGCCTCACCGTTGGTTTGTCATCTTCCTGAACAAGCTCCACCTCTACTGTAAAGAGACGCGTTGCAGCGTCAACACCCGGAAAAATCCTTCGAATAGATCCATTGAAAGTTCGGTCGGGATAAACATCGAGCTGAACTTCAACGTTTTGCCCCACTTCAAGTCCTGCCAGATTCATTTCAGAAAGTCCCGGACGAATCACCAGGAGATCTAAATCCGCTACCGTAAACAGTTGTTCGTTTTCCGATACACTGTTGCCCGGTTCCACAAGACGTGCAGTAACTGTTCCCTGAATCGGGGATGTAACTGTGCCATATTCTATTTCAAGCTCCAGTCGATCCACCTCACTTTCTGACTGTTCAAGAGCCCTGCGCGATGAAAGAAGTTCAGCCCGGGCAATGGCCTCTCTTTCGAATAAGACTTCGTTACGCTCATTAATATCCCTCGCCTCTTCAAGTTCAGCTCTTGCCCTGCGAAGCTGAATTTGCTGCTGACGAACATCCAGCCGCGCCATAACATCGCCGCGATGTACTTCATCTCCCTCTTCAAAATGGACCTCTTCGATCAATCCCGACACGCGGGATGCCACATAGGAACGGGTATAGGCTACCACTTCTGATGATATGCTAAAACGATCAGAGAGATCTCTCGCTTCTGCTTCAGCAACCGTGATTGGCGGAGACTGTGATGTTTCTGAACTTTCAGAGTCATCATCGCATGCAGTGATGAAAAGTATGATTAACAAAGGTGAAAATAGCCGCAGAAAACGTAGTTTAATTTCCATATCACAAATAAAAACAAACTAAATAGATTGATTTGTTATAATTTAATAAATAGTGAAGGTTTAAAAAGTGCATGTGAATTGTGGATAAAAACCTCACAAAAGTTCAATCCGATAGAGATTAAAATATGAAAAAAACAGCCATCATCACCGGAGCCGCTAATGGAATTGGAAAAGCCGTGGCTGCACTGTATGCAAGCAAGGGATTTCAAACCGTTCTTGCTGATATTGATTCGGAAAACGGGGAAAAACTTCAGGCCAGTTTGAAGCAGAAAAACCTGGACGCTCTTTTTGTGAGGTGTGATGTGTCCGATCCTGAATCCATTGACCATCTTGTAAAAACAGCAAAGGATCAATTTGGCCGGATTGATGTGCTGATCAACAATGCGGGCATTTCCGATTTTGCCCCGCCCGATGAGCTGACCGTTGAGGATTGGGATCGGGTGTTGAACACCAATCTCCGAAGCAGTTTTCTTCTCACCCGCGCCGCAATTCAATTAATGAAGGAGAACGGAGGCGGATCTGTGGTCAATATTGCATCCACACGAGCGCTGATGTCAGAGAAAAACAGTGAGGCGTATGCTGCATCAAAAGGCGGACTCCTGGCGCTGACCCATTCGATGGCGGTTTCCTATTCAGGGGAGAATATCACCATAAACTGCATCAGTCCCGGCTGGATTCACACCGGTGATTACGAAAAGCTGCGCGATATCGACAACAGTCAGCATCTTTCCGGCAGAGTTGGAAAACCGGAAGATATTGCGCGGGCATGCCTTTTTCTCACACAGCCGGAGAACAACTTCATCAACGGGGAGAACCTTGTGATCGATGGCGGGATGACACGGAAGATGATCTATGAGCATTGAGCTTTTGGAAATCTCAAATCAGTTTTCACATATTGATTTATTAATGAGAATTTGTCGCGTAGTCATCGGATGAGGCATTCATGAATAATATATTGATCCGGAATTATTCGCTTTTTCGGAAAACTCATCCGATGACGACACACCTCATGAACGATCCCATTACACCGAATTCGATAATTCCGACAGACTTTCAGAAATATGTTTGCAGAGAGAATCCCATTGAGATTTACTCGTAAACCAATGTTTTTGATTTACCTCGATTTCTATCCCGAGATAATTCTCTGACTCGAATTTCTTGCGGAGAGATGAAGTAAGCCCGTCAGCAGACCCAAGGTACGGCCGGTTCATCCTCACCCGGAGTTCAGGAAGATGATCGTCCAACACTATTTTCCAGTTTCGGCAAAACGCTTGTTCAGATTTTTTCTTCGGATCGTACAAAAGTCCGATATCCAGGTTTCGCTCAGTTCCCTCCCATACTGGCGTAAACGTATGAACGCTTATATGAATCACGCGATATCCGGATCCCATTCCTTTTTCGATTTCATCCCGAACGTTCTCCCGGTATGGCAACCAGTAATTCTCCATCAGTGTAGATTTCTGATTGGCCGGAAGAGATTTCGTGAACTGCGAAAACAGGGATCTGTGACCTTTTGACCGGTTGGGTTCAATTAACAACCGCGTCCAGGGATGGGTGTGGAGATTCGCCCCCATCTTTTCCGCCACTCTCTCTGCCAGTACCACTGCTCCCGGGTCCCATCCCCGATGTGAATCCAGTACATCTTCAGAACCTTCAAATAGATGAGACCATTTTTCGGGTACCGCATTGGAGGCGTGCTCGCAAGATATGATAAACTGATTCTGCATTCTCAGCTGCCACTCAAAAACATTTCGCCGGCTTCCAGTGCATCACAAAGCTGGGCGTACACCCGTTGCAAATCTTGTTTTTGAAAATCATTCGGCAAGGCGTTCAAAATCCGCCTTGCCAGCGGACCGTTTCGGAATATCACCTTGAGTGCATGTTGTGATTCTTCATCAATATCTCCCGAATCTTTCACCTGCTCATACAGAAACTGCCACAGATCACCGGCTTCCATTTCGGCTTTGTCGATACCAAACAGCTGCAGATACTCCCGGTTGGAAATCACTGCTCTCTCGCCATCTTTAACCACGGCCATCAGGATGTCGTAAAGATCTTCTTCACTCCAATTTTTTTGATCGTCCAGGCTGCTCCAGGTCTCGTCCATCATCCGCTTTGTGGCGGCAACAAAAAGCTGCAAAATAGCGATATCGGCTTTCGGGCACTCCTGGATATCCATCACGCGAATTTCAATTGCCCCGCGATCAAACCGCGCCATGATGCCCCGGGAATTGAGCCATTCATCCTGCAAAATCCCGTCCGGATCATAAGAGGAGATATCTCGGTACATCGGCTCAAAAATGGAGCTGTAGTACGCATCACGTGTAAACACACGCTCGGGAATAATCCGGCCCGTGACAAATGGAATTTTGGAAGAGTTGGTACGATACACCTCCATCCGGTAGTTCAGGAACGGTTTTATTTCGCGGTCCGCAATGGGCGAAGCGGCGGAGAGGGCAGGCAGCAAAGGAGTAAGAATACGCAGTGCCGCACAAAGTTGTTCAAATTCCGAGTCTCCATTGAACGGCAGATTCAGGTGAGTGCTCTGGAGGTTCGCCCAGCCGTGGCCGCGGCAATCAAAAATTCGGTTATAGGCATCATAAATCGGGTTGTCTTCATGAGGCCAGATTTTCATCTCGGTGAAGGGATCCATCCACGGATGCATGGCGCCGGGCATCAGCTTGGCATTCAGGGCTTCCAGCTTTTGATTCACTTCCTGAACTTCAGCCTGGAAATCCCGGCCTAATCCCAAAAGATTTATAGACGGACCATCACTTTTGATTTCGATCACATGCAGAACCAGCTCGTTGCTCCAGGCAAACGGGCCACGGGAAACCTCGTTGGCAATCTCCCCGGCAACCGATTTCAGCAATTTATCCGATACCGGCAGCACATCCAGCATATCGCGATCCACAATCATATATTCCATCTCCACACCGTACCCATCAAAAAGGTGCAGCGGTCGTTTTTGCCGGATTTTCATAAAGTTGAGATATTTTTCAGGAAATTAATTTATTGGTATTATTTATAAGAAAAATCTCTTCTCGAGAGACTGTAAAAAATACCTTGTCAAATTATCGGTGCCTTTAAATTTTTAACCGCAAGGGACGCAAACAGCCGCGGAGGTTATTTATTCATATTCTTTGCGTATTTAGCGACCTTGGCGGTATATTTTTTAGGTTATCACAATATCATAGATCATTTTCTCACCGCCTCTTAATGGGAGATTTAACTCACACTACTTCAAGCTCCTCTCCTTCTTGCGTTCAACGCGCTTCAGAATTTCATTCATTATCATGTGATAGAGCTCATCTTTCAGGATACGGTCTTCATATCCCGAATCAATGCTTGGGTTGTCGTTGATCTCAATCACGTATACTTTTCCGTTTATCTCTTTCAGATCCACTCCGTAAAGGCCGTTGCCAATCAGGTTCGCTGCTTTGAGCGCTGTGTCGACCACATGTTTTGGAGCTTCCTCCACGGGCAGTGTGTCCGCTTTTCCTGAGTGAGTTTTTCCGTCCGCCCGCTCATAAATCTGCCAGTGTTTTCGTGCCATGAAATAGCGGCAGACATAGACCGGTTTCTGGTTCAGGATTCCAACGCGCCAGTCGAACGAGGTGGGAATAAATTCCTGGGCAATCAGCAGATCCGATGTTTCAAACAGTTCATTGGTCTGATGTTCAAACTCTTCAGCGTTATCCACCTTTACCACGCCCACAGAAAATGAGCTGTCCGGCTGTTTAAGGATGCAGGGAAATCCCAGGCTTTTGGTTACAGACTGTTTGTTATCCGGACTAATGATCACTGTTTTTGGCGCCGGAATATTATTACGATTCAGCAGTTCTGCCAGGTAGACTTTATTGGTGCATTTCAGGATCGATTCCGGGTCGTCAATTACAACCAGGCCTTCGGCCGCTGCACGCCGAGCCATCCTGTATGTGTGATGGTTCACGCTGGTGGTTTCGCGGATAAAGAGTGCATCAAATTCGTTAATCCGGCCGCTGTCATCTTTTGTGATCAGTTCGGTGTAAAAATCGAGCGATTCAGCCGCCCGGATAAACCGCTGAATTGACTTTTCATCACTGGGGGGCATCTGTTCATCAGGATTGACAAGGATCGCAAGATCAAAGCGGGTTTCCCTGGAAGCAGATTTGGGCGTTCGCTTCCTAAAAAATTCCTGGGCTGCATCAATAACAAACGGGCGGTGATCTTCCGGTATATCGTTCCCGGCAATGTGGCTGATTGATTTAAAGAGCCAGTCACCCTCTTTCCGTTCAAACTCGGCCCGGAGCAGAGGCGCCTGGAAGTGCTGAAACAGACGGTTGCAAAGTCTTTCGTACCGTTTCGCCATATTTTTCCCGAAATAGATGCTCAGCGTAAACTGATCTCCCTTAATCGGTTTTAGCGCCGTTTGCATCATCTTCTCAAGCTCATCCGAGACAATACGCACCATTGCCTGCGATTTCAGATCCTGCATTGCCAGCACGCCGGGAATCGGTTTGTGACCGCGAGCCGTAGCCAGCAGCGATACGTAGTACCCAACGGTTTGATAGCGGTAACTTTTGCAGAGATTGTAAATCTTCACGTTTCGAAGGGCTGAATAAGATTCGTCCGTTAGATAATTGCGCGCAGGCACCACCTCCACTCCGGGAATATGAAGCGGCCAGTTCCTGGGATTATTTACAACTACAATATGTCTCATTTGCCAATCCGCTTTGGTTTTTTCGGGGTGATGATAATCAGGTTCGCATCGTACGTGACAATCCCCAACAGAATCGCATTAATCACACGATCGATTTTGACCTCGTAGAATTGACCTTCGCTCATCGGGTTTTCCATCAGCGGATCAGCCACGGAAACCATGCGGGTCTCCCGGTTATAGCCGTGAAGAATCACAAAATGGCCGGTTGGTTCTCCTCGGATATCATCATAATCCTGGTGTTCACCATACTCACGCATACTCCTGTAGAGATAGGTAGAGCTCAATCCCGCAATAATCGGCTGATTCTTTTTCAGGTAGCGCCGCAGGATTCCTGATCGCAGATCCTCAAACTTCAGTTTTCCGCCAAGCTCCAGAAATTGATAATAGGCTTCGGTTGCTGTACGCAGTTTTTCATTGTGTTTAAACCCGATTTGTTTCAGCATTCGCCGTTTCATTTCATCCGTTTCCAGATCAAACCAGGTAGGATCAAATACTTGAAGGTCGTAGGTATAAATCGTTGCATCATAACCGCGGTTCAGTGCGTCCACAGCAAGCAGGGAACCCAGGGTTCCACCTCCATCAAGCCGGTGTACTTCACGAATTACCGACTTCAATGCAATCGAATTTTCATAATATTTGTAGATACTGTGCAGGCAAGTCGGGCCACAGGTGGTTTCATCCGGCTGCGGTTTGATGGG encodes the following:
- a CDS encoding SDR family NAD(P)-dependent oxidoreductase yields the protein MKKTAIITGAANGIGKAVAALYASKGFQTVLADIDSENGEKLQASLKQKNLDALFVRCDVSDPESIDHLVKTAKDQFGRIDVLINNAGISDFAPPDELTVEDWDRVLNTNLRSSFLLTRAAIQLMKENGGGSVVNIASTRALMSEKNSEAYAASKGGLLALTHSMAVSYSGENITINCISPGWIHTGDYEKLRDIDNSQHLSGRVGKPEDIARACLFLTQPENNFINGENLVIDGGMTRKMIYEH
- a CDS encoding N-formylglutamate amidohydrolase, which gives rise to MQNQFIISCEHASNAVPEKWSHLFEGSEDVLDSHRGWDPGAVVLAERVAEKMGANLHTHPWTRLLIEPNRSKGHRSLFSQFTKSLPANQKSTLMENYWLPYRENVRDEIEKGMGSGYRVIHISVHTFTPVWEGTERNLDIGLLYDPKKKSEQAFCRNWKIVLDDHLPELRVRMNRPYLGSADGLTSSLRKKFESENYLGIEIEVNQKHWFTSKSQWDSLCKHISESLSELSNSV
- a CDS encoding glutamate-cysteine ligase family protein codes for the protein MKIRQKRPLHLFDGYGVEMEYMIVDRDMLDVLPVSDKLLKSVAGEIANEVSRGPFAWSNELVLHVIEIKSDGPSINLLGLGRDFQAEVQEVNQKLEALNAKLMPGAMHPWMDPFTEMKIWPHEDNPIYDAYNRIFDCRGHGWANLQSTHLNLPFNGDSEFEQLCAALRILTPLLPALSAASPIADREIKPFLNYRMEVYRTNSSKIPFVTGRIIPERVFTRDAYYSSIFEPMYRDISSYDPDGILQDEWLNSRGIMARFDRGAIEIRVMDIQECPKADIAILQLFVAATKRMMDETWSSLDDQKNWSEEDLYDILMAVVKDGERAVISNREYLQLFGIDKAEMEAGDLWQFLYEQVKDSGDIDEESQHALKVIFRNGPLARRILNALPNDFQKQDLQRVYAQLCDALEAGEMFLSGS
- a CDS encoding C39 family peptidase, coding for MMIEVPIKPQPDETTCGPTCLHSIYKYYENSIALKSVIREVHRLDGGGTLGSLLAVDALNRGYDATIYTYDLQVFDPTWFDLETDEMKRRMLKQIGFKHNEKLRTATEAYYQFLELGGKLKFEDLRSGILRRYLKKNQPIIAGLSSTYLYRSMREYGEHQDYDDIRGEPTGHFVILHGYNRETRMVSVADPLMENPMSEGQFYEVKIDRVINAILLGIVTYDANLIIITPKKPKRIGK
- a CDS encoding RimK family protein; the encoded protein is MRHIVVVNNPRNWPLHIPGVEVVPARNYLTDESYSALRNVKIYNLCKSYRYQTVGYYVSLLATARGHKPIPGVLAMQDLKSQAMVRIVSDELEKMMQTALKPIKGDQFTLSIYFGKNMAKRYERLCNRLFQHFQAPLLRAEFERKEGDWLFKSISHIAGNDIPEDHRPFVIDAAQEFFRKRTPKSASRETRFDLAILVNPDEQMPPSDEKSIQRFIRAAESLDFYTELITKDDSGRINEFDALFIRETTSVNHHTYRMARRAAAEGLVVIDDPESILKCTNKVYLAELLNRNNIPAPKTVIISPDNKQSVTKSLGFPCILKQPDSSFSVGVVKVDNAEEFEHQTNELFETSDLLIAQEFIPTSFDWRVGILNQKPVYVCRYFMARKHWQIYERADGKTHSGKADTLPVEEAPKHVVDTALKAANLIGNGLYGVDLKEINGKVYVIEINDNPSIDSGYEDRILKDELYHMIMNEILKRVERKKERSLK
- a CDS encoding efflux RND transporter periplasmic adaptor subunit — translated: MEIKLRFLRLFSPLLIILFITACDDDSESSETSQSPPITVAEAEARDLSDRFSISSEVVAYTRSYVASRVSGLIEEVHFEEGDEVHRGDVMARLDVRQQQIQLRRARAELEEARDINERNEVLFEREAIARAELLSSRRALEQSESEVDRLELEIEYGTVTSPIQGTVTARLVEPGNSVSENEQLFTVADLDLLVIRPGLSEMNLAGLEVGQNVEVQLDVYPDRTFNGSIRRIFPGVDAATRLFTVEVELVQEDDKPTVRPGYLARVRFVADERSGVLTVPSEAVAERDGEYYLFKLSDDETRLEMVSVEVGIRRDGFAEIRSGIEEGDKVAAANLEALEDGSEVRVVGTFRRHGFRN